From Candidatus Amoebophilus asiaticus 5a2, the proteins below share one genomic window:
- a CDS encoding lipoate--protein ligase, producing the protein MLCIHHHSTDPYFNIATDEYILRYIEEDCFMLWQNDNAIIVGKHQNTLSEINYEYVKQNNIHVVRRLSGGGAVYHDLGNINFSFTQTVKEGYLIDFQRYTKPIIEVLQSLGINASFEGRNDIAIDGRKISGNAEHTYRNRVLHHGTLLFSSNMNMVAEALKVNPLKYKDKAIKSIPKRVTNIASHLSAPLSIEEFTNRIMHHIISTYPDAHLYEFTPQDLQEIARIRDEKYATKEWNYGYSPNYNFNKIIKAEGGTIEMNLDVEEGIIKKIKIFGDFFNKKDISEVEAALIGVAHYEPSIRHALSSFTIDEYFHKMTENDLIEVMF; encoded by the coding sequence ATGCTCTGCATCCACCATCATTCTACGGATCCTTATTTTAATATAGCTACAGATGAGTATATCTTAAGATATATAGAAGAAGATTGTTTTATGTTATGGCAAAATGATAATGCCATTATTGTAGGTAAACATCAAAACACATTGTCAGAGATCAATTATGAATATGTCAAGCAAAACAATATCCATGTTGTTCGAAGGCTTTCAGGAGGTGGAGCCGTGTATCATGATTTAGGCAATATTAATTTTTCTTTTACGCAAACTGTAAAAGAAGGTTATTTAATAGATTTTCAAAGGTATACAAAGCCTATCATAGAAGTCCTACAAAGTCTTGGTATCAATGCTTCTTTTGAAGGAAGAAATGATATTGCAATTGATGGCAGAAAGATATCAGGTAATGCAGAACATACTTATAGAAATAGAGTTTTACATCATGGTACTTTGCTGTTTTCTTCTAATATGAATATGGTAGCAGAAGCTTTGAAAGTAAATCCTTTGAAATATAAGGACAAGGCTATAAAATCTATCCCTAAACGAGTAACTAACATTGCTAGTCATCTTTCAGCCCCTTTATCAATAGAAGAATTTACTAATAGAATAATGCATCACATTATTTCTACTTATCCAGATGCGCATCTTTATGAGTTTACTCCTCAAGATCTACAGGAAATTGCTAGAATTCGGGATGAAAAATATGCTACTAAAGAATGGAACTATGGGTATTCACCTAACTATAATTTTAATAAAATTATTAAAGCAGAGGGTGGTACTATAGAAATGAACTTGGATGTAGAAGAAGGAATTATCAAAAAGATTAAGATATTTGGTGACTTTTTCAATAAAAAGGATATTTCAGAAGTTGAAGCTGCTCTTATTGGTGTTGCACATTATGAACCAAGTATTCGGCATGCATTATCTAGCTTTACAATTGATGAGTATTTTCATAAGATGACAGAGAATGATTTAATAGAAGTGATGTTTTAA
- the rlmB gene encoding 23S rRNA (guanosine(2251)-2'-O)-methyltransferase RlmB gives MSKENPIFGSKAVLEAILAGKTIDKIFIDKDTKNADYQSIFNAIRYKQIPCSRVPVAKLNKLVPLNHQGIVALLSPVPLVTLSHIVQDTYEKGELPLIIILDGVTDVGNLGAIVRTAVCVGAHALVLPKQGSASLGSGAMKTSAGALAHLPICREANLQASINYLQNSGLQVIACHEKTQTSIYQVKLTVPTAILLGSEDKGIQPQLLNKVDVQASIPMVGPISSLNVSVAAAIILYESFRQRNNI, from the coding sequence ATGTCTAAAGAAAATCCCATTTTTGGAAGTAAGGCGGTATTAGAAGCCATTTTAGCAGGCAAAACCATAGATAAAATTTTTATTGATAAAGACACAAAAAACGCTGATTATCAATCAATTTTTAATGCTATACGTTATAAGCAAATTCCTTGTAGCCGAGTCCCTGTCGCTAAGCTTAATAAACTAGTACCCCTTAATCACCAAGGTATTGTAGCACTTTTATCACCAGTGCCTTTGGTTACACTTAGCCATATCGTGCAAGACACCTATGAAAAAGGCGAGCTACCTCTTATCATTATTTTAGATGGGGTTACTGATGTAGGCAACCTAGGCGCTATTGTAAGAACAGCTGTATGTGTTGGTGCTCATGCACTAGTGCTTCCTAAGCAAGGGAGTGCATCGCTAGGTAGTGGTGCTATGAAAACTTCAGCGGGTGCCTTGGCTCACTTGCCTATTTGTAGGGAGGCTAACCTACAAGCTAGTATAAATTACTTACAAAACAGTGGTTTACAGGTTATTGCGTGTCATGAAAAAACACAAACTTCTATCTATCAGGTCAAACTAACTGTACCCACAGCTATACTCTTAGGATCTGAAGATAAAGGCATACAACCACAACTGCTTAACAAAGTAGATGTGCAAGCATCCATACCTATGGTTGGCCCCATTAGTTCTTTGAATGTGTCTGTAGCAGCGGCTATTATTTTATATGAAAGTTTTAGACAAAGAAATAATATATGA
- a CDS encoding IS982-like element ISCaa5 family transposase has product MIEKSIAIYSFIDTLLKYLHHQEDKKRKLSDAEVLTTAIISALYFGGHLDKARSFMHSTKLIPNMLDKSRYNRRLHAIGEEITSLFLGIGTLIKQVATCKDFVLDSFPVPVCDNIRISRCKLLQSEAYRGYKASMRRYFYGIKVQLITTDCGIPVEFSIVAGSQADVKGLHQLPFSMPAGSALYADSAYTNYHLEDMLADDRIKLYSQRKSNAHRKDTPSLAYLKERMRKVIETSISGIKGLFLRKIHAVTFQGFLIKILLFLLAFQINKAFLN; this is encoded by the coding sequence ATGATTGAAAAATCAATAGCAATATACTCATTTATTGATACTTTACTCAAGTATTTACATCATCAAGAAGATAAAAAAAGGAAGTTGTCGGATGCAGAAGTACTCACAACAGCTATCATCTCAGCCTTATACTTTGGCGGACATCTTGACAAAGCTCGATCGTTTATGCATTCCACTAAGCTTATCCCTAACATGCTCGATAAAAGTAGGTACAATCGCCGCTTGCATGCTATAGGAGAAGAGATAACTTCACTCTTTTTAGGAATAGGCACTTTAATCAAGCAAGTAGCCACTTGTAAGGACTTTGTATTAGATTCATTTCCTGTGCCTGTGTGCGATAACATACGTATTAGCAGATGTAAACTATTACAAAGTGAAGCTTACAGAGGCTACAAAGCCTCTATGCGCCGTTACTTTTATGGCATTAAAGTGCAGCTTATTACTACTGATTGTGGTATTCCGGTCGAATTCTCAATAGTAGCTGGCAGCCAAGCGGATGTAAAAGGATTGCACCAACTGCCCTTTTCTATGCCTGCTGGTAGTGCACTTTATGCTGACTCGGCTTATACTAACTACCATCTAGAAGATATGTTGGCTGATGATAGGATTAAGCTTTATTCTCAGCGTAAATCTAATGCTCATCGAAAGGATACGCCTTCTCTGGCTTATCTCAAAGAGCGCATGCGAAAAGTGATAGAGACCAGCATTAGTGGCATTAAAGGCCTTTTCTTAAGGAAGATTCATGCTGTTACCTTCCAAGGCTTTCTGATCAAAATACTCTTGTTCTTGCTAGCTTTTCAAATCAACAAAGCTTTTCTTAACTAG
- the sufB gene encoding Fe-S cluster assembly protein SufB produces MSTEKQLLQQLTTADYPYGFESNIAVEQAPKGLNEDTIHFISAKKNEPQWLLEWRLKAYHHWLTLKEPTWPNVTYPPINYQDISYYAAPKNSKKLNSLDEVDPELKNTLDRLGISIEEQKRLTGVAMDIVFDSVSVATTFQAKLHELGIIFCSFTEAVQNHPELVQKYLGTVVPPQDNYFAALNSAVFSDGSFCYIPKGVHCPMELSTYFRINAANTGQFERTLIIAEEGSYVSYLEGCTAPMRDENQLHAAVVEIYAASRAEVKYSTVQNWYPGDKEGKGGIFNFVTKRGICAGESSKISWTQVETGSAITWKYPSCILMGDNSIGEFYSVAVTKNKQQADTGTKMIHIGKNTKSRIVSKGISAGQSQNSYRGLVKITRNATKARNFSQCDSLLLGNQCGAHTFPYIDVKNSTAQVEHEATTSKIGEEQLFYCNQRGIDNEQAVALIVNGYCKEVLNKLPMEFAVEAQKLLELTLEGSVG; encoded by the coding sequence ATGTCTACAGAAAAACAACTATTACAACAACTTACTACTGCAGATTATCCTTATGGATTTGAGAGTAACATAGCAGTAGAGCAAGCGCCTAAAGGGCTCAATGAAGACACCATTCATTTTATCTCTGCTAAAAAGAATGAGCCACAATGGCTTTTAGAATGGAGATTAAAAGCTTACCATCATTGGTTAACCCTAAAGGAACCTACCTGGCCCAATGTTACCTACCCTCCTATCAACTACCAAGATATTAGCTACTATGCTGCTCCTAAAAACTCAAAAAAGTTGAATAGCTTAGACGAAGTAGACCCTGAGCTGAAAAATACTTTAGATAGATTAGGCATATCAATAGAAGAGCAAAAAAGGCTAACTGGTGTAGCCATGGACATTGTTTTTGATAGTGTTTCAGTAGCTACTACCTTCCAAGCAAAATTACATGAACTAGGTATCATCTTTTGTTCATTTACTGAAGCAGTACAAAACCATCCGGAATTAGTGCAAAAATACTTAGGCACTGTAGTTCCGCCTCAAGACAACTATTTTGCTGCACTTAATTCTGCTGTCTTTAGCGATGGCTCTTTTTGCTATATACCAAAAGGTGTCCATTGTCCTATGGAGCTATCTACTTATTTCCGTATCAATGCGGCTAACACAGGTCAGTTTGAACGGACACTCATTATAGCAGAAGAAGGCTCTTATGTAAGTTATCTAGAAGGTTGCACAGCACCCATGCGCGATGAAAACCAGCTTCATGCTGCCGTAGTAGAGATTTATGCTGCTAGTAGAGCAGAAGTAAAATATTCAACTGTACAGAACTGGTACCCAGGCGATAAAGAAGGCAAAGGAGGCATCTTTAACTTTGTAACCAAACGAGGAATTTGTGCTGGCGAAAGTTCTAAAATATCTTGGACACAAGTAGAAACAGGATCTGCTATTACCTGGAAATATCCTAGTTGCATCTTAATGGGAGATAATTCTATTGGAGAGTTTTATTCTGTAGCAGTTACAAAAAACAAGCAACAAGCAGATACAGGCACCAAGATGATCCATATTGGAAAAAATACAAAAAGTAGAATAGTATCTAAAGGTATTTCTGCTGGGCAAAGTCAGAATAGCTATCGTGGTCTAGTAAAAATAACTAGAAATGCTACCAAAGCACGAAACTTTTCGCAGTGCGATTCTTTGCTATTGGGCAACCAATGTGGTGCACATACCTTCCCCTATATTGATGTAAAAAATAGTACTGCTCAAGTAGAACATGAAGCTACTACTTCTAAAATTGGAGAAGAACAGCTCTTCTATTGTAACCAACGAGGTATTGACAATGAACAAGCTGTAGCACTTATTGTAAATGGTTATTGTAAAGAGGTATTGAATAAGTTACCTATGGAATTTGCTGTAGAAGCTCAAAAATTGTTAGAATTAACGCTAGAAGGGAGTGTGGGGTAA
- a CDS encoding regulatory protein RecX, with translation MRSSETYLIAKQKLSDYCSYQERSKAEVLSKLQTYKNLSPAEVEQIIQELIAENFLNEKRYIAAFVHGKFSIKKWGKLKIHHVLTSKHIASQLIQQALSEIPDEVYQQTIQDLIQKKLATLKTPINAAIQKKVVNYLLQKGYEYELIRENLQAILQQEKL, from the coding sequence ATGAGATCAAGCGAAACCTACCTTATAGCCAAACAAAAGCTAAGCGACTATTGCAGCTATCAAGAAAGAAGTAAGGCAGAAGTATTAAGTAAACTACAAACCTATAAGAATTTAAGCCCAGCAGAGGTAGAGCAAATTATACAGGAACTAATAGCAGAAAATTTCTTAAACGAGAAGCGCTATATAGCAGCTTTTGTACATGGGAAGTTTTCTATAAAAAAATGGGGTAAATTGAAAATACACCATGTACTTACGAGCAAGCATATAGCTTCTCAACTAATACAACAAGCATTAAGTGAAATACCTGATGAAGTATACCAGCAAACAATACAAGATCTTATTCAGAAGAAGCTAGCTACTTTAAAAACACCCATTAATGCTGCCATTCAAAAAAAAGTAGTAAATTATCTTCTACAAAAGGGTTATGAGTATGAACTTATTAGAGAAAATTTACAAGCCATATTACAGCAAGAAAAACTTTGA
- a CDS encoding gliding motility lipoprotein GldH — protein sequence MPRFRCLIGLLILVFGGCETNTVYTVTHTLSDYTWYRKDNLQFNFCIQDNTQPYDIYLLINYAPEYPYQNLHLTYYLKDIQSTVLTTELKNYLLFEPKTGKPLGRGWSRNKKQELILLKNYYFSTPGTYTVELAQFMRTENLLGVHTVGIRVCKASPTITP from the coding sequence ATGCCAAGATTTAGATGTCTTATAGGATTACTAATCTTAGTTTTCGGTGGCTGCGAAACCAATACCGTATATACTGTTACCCATACACTGAGTGATTATACCTGGTATAGAAAAGACAACTTACAGTTCAATTTCTGTATACAGGATAACACTCAACCCTATGATATTTATTTATTAATAAACTATGCTCCAGAGTATCCTTACCAGAATTTGCACCTTACGTATTATCTCAAAGATATCCAATCTACAGTATTAACTACTGAACTTAAAAATTACCTGCTGTTTGAGCCAAAAACTGGCAAGCCATTAGGAAGAGGATGGAGTAGAAATAAAAAACAGGAGCTGATTTTGTTAAAGAATTACTATTTTAGTACTCCTGGGACTTATACTGTAGAATTAGCACAGTTTATGCGTACAGAAAACTTATTAGGTGTACATACAGTAGGTATTAGAGTTTGTAAAGCAAGTCCTACAATAACACCATAG
- the radA gene encoding DNA repair protein RadA translates to MKAYKTTYICQNCGAQYAKQQGKCNACLAWNTIVEEVTQKKANLSSPTWETFSYQHSTTPSHPKKLHEITHDAQNKIICTDKEFNRVLGGGIVAGSLVLIGGEPGIGKSTLLLQIALNLGTYKVLYVSGEESEAQIKMRASRMNHTSDNCYILNEISLDSILQHAVQLRPDIIVIDSIQTIYTQQIESAAGSVAQVRAATAILMHYAKTTNTSIFLIGHITKEGTLAGPKVLEHMVDTVLQFEGDRHLTYRIVRTIKNRFGATSELGIYEMRHNGLQEVSNPSALLLSQREGHLSGIATGAFIEGNRSLLVEAQALVSPATYGTPQRATTGFDSKRLNMLLAVLEKRARLRLAIHDVFLNIAGGIKVEDPALDLAVCIAIMSSLKDIIIPTNYCFAAEVGLGGEVRAVNRIEQRIAEASRLGFEQIFVANHNYKSLNHKNYTININSIETINEVVNYFIDSRD, encoded by the coding sequence TTGAAAGCTTATAAGACAACCTATATTTGCCAAAACTGTGGCGCGCAATATGCCAAACAACAAGGTAAATGCAATGCATGCCTAGCATGGAATACCATTGTAGAAGAAGTAACACAAAAAAAAGCGAACTTATCTAGTCCAACTTGGGAAACTTTTAGTTACCAACACTCAACAACGCCCAGCCATCCTAAAAAGCTACATGAGATTACCCACGATGCACAAAATAAGATTATTTGTACTGATAAAGAGTTTAACCGGGTATTAGGAGGTGGTATTGTAGCAGGCTCTCTTGTGCTTATTGGTGGCGAACCAGGCATAGGCAAATCCACGCTTCTCCTTCAAATAGCACTCAACCTAGGTACTTATAAGGTACTATATGTGTCAGGAGAAGAAAGTGAAGCCCAAATAAAGATGCGGGCTAGTAGGATGAATCATACTTCTGACAATTGCTATATCCTTAATGAAATATCACTAGACAGCATCTTACAGCATGCTGTACAGTTGAGGCCAGATATTATTGTTATAGACTCTATACAAACTATATACACACAACAAATAGAATCAGCTGCAGGTAGTGTAGCACAAGTACGAGCTGCCACGGCTATCTTAATGCATTATGCAAAAACTACTAATACCTCTATCTTTCTAATAGGACATATTACTAAAGAGGGTACCTTAGCAGGTCCTAAAGTATTGGAGCATATGGTAGATACTGTATTGCAATTTGAAGGAGATAGGCACTTGACCTACCGTATAGTACGTACTATCAAAAATAGATTTGGTGCTACCTCAGAACTAGGTATCTATGAGATGCGCCATAACGGATTGCAAGAAGTCTCTAACCCCTCTGCCCTCCTCCTCTCGCAAAGAGAAGGACATTTAAGTGGCATTGCTACAGGTGCTTTTATAGAAGGCAACCGCTCTCTCTTAGTAGAAGCACAGGCACTGGTGAGCCCTGCTACCTATGGTACTCCTCAGCGTGCTACTACAGGCTTTGATAGTAAAAGGTTAAATATGCTACTAGCGGTACTAGAAAAACGAGCAAGATTACGTTTGGCTATACATGATGTATTCTTAAATATAGCTGGTGGTATTAAAGTAGAAGATCCAGCCCTTGATTTAGCCGTCTGCATAGCTATTATGTCTTCTTTGAAAGACATAATTATTCCTACCAATTATTGTTTTGCTGCTGAAGTGGGACTAGGAGGAGAGGTAAGGGCTGTTAACAGGATCGAACAACGTATTGCAGAAGCAAGCAGGCTAGGATTTGAGCAAATTTTTGTTGCTAACCATAACTATAAAAGTTTAAACCATAAAAATTACACTATCAATATTAACTCAATAGAAACCATCAACGAAGTAGTCAATTATTTTATTGATTCAAGAGATTAA
- the der gene encoding ribosome biogenesis GTPase Der codes for MANIVAIVGRPNVGKSTLFNRLVEERKAIMASESGTTRDRHYGYATWNGKNFTVVDTGGYVQGSSDIFEKSICEQAKIAIEEASVVLFMVDCQVGITAMDKEVAHILRAADKPVLLVANKADNVDTALMAHEFHALGLGNPYPISAASGTGTGDLLDQVTVYCQDTIEQETDIPKIAILGRPNVGKSSLLNALLGEERSIVTPIAGTTRDAIDTTYNLYGKNFILTDTAGIRKKSKVKEDIEFYSTLRALKALQDADVCIIMIDATLGLEGQDVNLISLAYKYKKGILLLVNKWDLIKKDNHTNAQFKKNIEQELGAHSHIPILFISALHKQRIFQAIEKALEVYTNKTQKISTAALNQTMLPVIERYPPPAVKGKYIKIKYVARLPTHTPVIAFFCNLPQYVQPPYKRYLENQLRKNFNLAGVPVQLVFRKK; via the coding sequence ATGGCAAATATAGTAGCAATTGTAGGTAGACCCAATGTGGGAAAATCAACCCTTTTTAACAGACTTGTTGAAGAGCGAAAGGCCATTATGGCTAGTGAAAGCGGAACCACACGCGATAGGCATTATGGATATGCAACTTGGAATGGTAAAAACTTTACAGTAGTAGATACAGGAGGCTATGTACAAGGAAGTTCCGACATATTTGAAAAAAGTATTTGTGAACAAGCCAAAATAGCTATTGAAGAAGCGAGTGTAGTTTTATTTATGGTAGATTGCCAAGTAGGTATTACTGCTATGGACAAAGAGGTAGCGCATATTTTAAGAGCTGCCGATAAGCCCGTACTTTTAGTAGCTAATAAAGCAGACAATGTAGACACTGCTTTAATGGCGCATGAATTCCATGCCTTAGGATTAGGCAACCCCTACCCTATCTCTGCCGCTAGCGGTACAGGGACAGGAGATTTACTAGATCAAGTAACTGTTTATTGCCAAGATACTATTGAACAAGAAACCGACATACCTAAAATAGCTATTCTAGGACGGCCTAACGTTGGTAAATCTTCGCTTTTAAATGCATTACTAGGAGAAGAGCGTAGTATTGTTACCCCTATAGCAGGAACTACTAGAGATGCCATTGATACCACCTACAATCTATATGGCAAAAATTTTATTCTTACTGATACAGCAGGTATTCGTAAAAAATCTAAAGTCAAAGAAGATATAGAATTTTATTCTACATTACGTGCTCTAAAGGCTTTACAAGATGCAGATGTATGCATTATTATGATAGATGCAACCCTAGGGTTAGAAGGGCAAGATGTTAACCTTATCTCATTAGCATACAAATATAAAAAAGGCATACTGCTTTTAGTAAATAAATGGGATTTAATAAAAAAAGACAATCATACCAATGCCCAGTTTAAAAAGAATATTGAGCAAGAGCTAGGTGCTCATAGCCACATACCTATTTTATTCATATCAGCACTTCACAAACAACGGATTTTCCAAGCTATAGAAAAGGCATTAGAGGTTTATACCAATAAGACCCAAAAGATATCTACTGCTGCACTTAACCAAACAATGCTGCCAGTTATCGAGAGATATCCACCACCAGCTGTTAAAGGTAAATATATTAAGATTAAATATGTGGCACGACTACCAACGCATACACCGGTCATTGCATTTTTCTGTAATCTACCTCAGTATGTGCAACCACCATACAAAAGGTATTTAGAAAATCAGCTGAGAAAAAATTTTAACCTAGCAGGTGTGCCCGTACAATTGGTTTTTAGGAAAAAGTAG
- the recQ gene encoding DNA helicase RecQ, with protein sequence MPEKLTTELYKELKEIFGYDNFREDQEAIIKNILQGKNTFVIMPTGGGKSLCYQLPAIMQEGLAIIISPLIALMKDQVDQLQSRGIKAALLNSTLSQKVINETKQEVLSGNTKMLYVAPETLNKEDNLAFLKQAKLSFIAVDEAHCISDWGHDFRPEYRNIRYVANQQLGRVPIIALTATATPRVQLDILNNLDINDATTFQSSFNRPNLYYEIRYKEEQANKQLIKLIKEQPQIMGIVYCQSRKQVDELAALLNLNDIKAAPYHAGLDANVRVKNQEAFLQKQYNVIVATIAFGMGIDTPDVRFVIHYDMPKSLEAYYQETGRAGRDSLPSTCLMLYNPEDFIRLERLNKSKPNGEREKSKVLLEEMKGYITSGVCRRKQLLYYFGESFADHCNNCDNCKKPTEGYAAQEYLQIVLDAVQQTQGLFETDHIVSVIQGVSNPNIESHQHQQLPIFGQGNKQNESFWRSVIRQALIHDYLTKDIQKNETLQLTKKGQDFLKKKYEINFVKDNIYEPIESNKKTMTTNKGYDENLFHLLKKLREKVAKEKGIPAYTVLQDSSLEELALVYPTTLEELAQIGGLSMSKAVKFGQPFIQAIKKYVEDNDIITSSDIVVKSKASRSKDKVYIIQQIDRKTDLEEIAMAKSQTMDELIDEIEVICYSGVKLNLNYYIDNILSKDEQQEIYDYFMQAKEDNIKQAYKTLGDYYNEEDIRLMRIKFLSEVAN encoded by the coding sequence ATGCCAGAAAAATTAACTACAGAATTATATAAAGAACTAAAAGAAATTTTTGGCTATGATAATTTTAGGGAGGACCAAGAAGCCATTATCAAGAATATATTACAAGGCAAAAACACCTTTGTAATCATGCCTACAGGCGGAGGGAAATCCTTATGCTATCAGCTGCCTGCCATTATGCAAGAAGGGTTGGCAATTATCATTTCTCCACTTATAGCTTTAATGAAAGATCAAGTAGACCAGCTGCAATCAAGGGGTATTAAAGCCGCATTATTAAATTCTACTCTATCGCAAAAAGTTATCAATGAAACTAAACAAGAGGTATTATCAGGAAATACCAAAATGCTTTATGTAGCACCTGAAACACTTAACAAGGAAGATAATCTGGCTTTCTTAAAACAGGCTAAGTTATCTTTTATAGCTGTAGACGAAGCCCATTGTATTTCAGATTGGGGACATGATTTTAGACCAGAATATAGAAACATAAGGTATGTTGCCAACCAACAACTAGGGCGTGTACCTATTATTGCACTTACAGCCACAGCTACCCCTCGGGTACAACTAGACATCCTTAATAATTTGGACATTAACGATGCCACTACCTTTCAATCATCCTTTAACAGGCCTAACCTATACTATGAAATCAGGTATAAAGAAGAACAAGCCAATAAACAGCTCATTAAACTTATTAAAGAGCAACCACAAATTATGGGTATTGTCTATTGCCAAAGCAGAAAGCAAGTAGATGAGCTAGCAGCACTACTCAACCTCAACGATATTAAGGCTGCACCCTATCATGCTGGGTTAGACGCTAACGTAAGAGTAAAAAATCAAGAAGCCTTTTTACAAAAACAATACAATGTAATTGTAGCCACCATTGCTTTTGGCATGGGTATAGATACACCCGACGTACGATTTGTTATACATTACGATATGCCTAAGTCACTGGAAGCATACTACCAAGAAACAGGAAGAGCTGGCAGAGATAGTTTGCCAAGCACCTGCCTAATGTTATACAATCCCGAAGACTTTATTCGACTAGAACGTCTTAATAAAAGCAAGCCTAATGGAGAACGAGAAAAGTCGAAAGTGCTTTTAGAAGAAATGAAAGGATATATAACATCTGGCGTCTGTCGTAGAAAACAATTGCTATACTACTTTGGAGAATCATTTGCAGACCACTGTAACAATTGTGACAACTGCAAGAAGCCTACAGAAGGTTATGCAGCACAAGAATATTTACAAATAGTATTAGACGCTGTACAACAGACCCAAGGACTTTTTGAAACAGACCATATTGTATCAGTTATACAAGGTGTAAGTAATCCTAACATAGAAAGCCACCAACATCAACAATTACCTATATTCGGACAAGGGAACAAGCAAAATGAAAGTTTTTGGAGATCAGTAATTAGGCAAGCACTTATTCACGACTATCTTACCAAGGATATACAAAAAAATGAAACATTACAGCTCACAAAAAAGGGCCAAGACTTTTTAAAAAAGAAATATGAAATTAATTTCGTAAAAGATAATATATACGAACCCATTGAAAGTAATAAAAAGACTATGACCACAAATAAAGGTTATGACGAAAATCTATTTCATCTACTAAAAAAACTGAGAGAAAAAGTAGCTAAAGAAAAAGGCATACCAGCTTACACAGTTCTACAAGATAGCTCTTTAGAAGAGTTAGCACTTGTGTACCCTACTACATTAGAAGAGCTAGCACAAATTGGCGGCTTAAGCATGAGCAAAGCAGTAAAGTTTGGACAACCTTTTATACAAGCCATCAAAAAATATGTAGAAGATAATGATATTATTACTTCTTCGGATATTGTTGTAAAGTCAAAAGCCAGCAGATCTAAAGATAAAGTATATATCATTCAACAAATTGATAGAAAGACAGATCTAGAAGAAATAGCTATGGCTAAATCTCAAACCATGGATGAGTTAATAGATGAAATAGAAGTCATCTGCTATTCTGGTGTAAAACTTAACTTAAACTATTATATAGACAATATTTTAAGTAAAGATGAGCAACAAGAAATATATGATTATTTTATGCAGGCTAAAGAAGATAATATCAAACAAGCGTATAAAACACTAGGCGACTATTATAACGAGGAAGACATTCGACTTATGCGAATAAAATTTTTGTCAGAAGTAGCCAACTAA